The Lysobacter enzymogenes genome window below encodes:
- the fabG gene encoding 3-oxoacyl-ACP reductase FabG: MSTTPLSGEIALVTGASRGIGAAIADELAALGATVIGTATSESGAAAIGARLAAHGGHGRVLNVADPASVDSLLDAVAKEIGAISILVNNAGITRDNLLMRMKDEDWQAILDTNLSSVYRTSKAVLRSMMKARKGRIINIASVVGVTGNPGQANYAAAKAGVIAFSKSLAREIGSRGVTVNVVAPGFIDTDMTRDLPEDAKKAMFDQIALGRFGDPADIARAVAFLAGPGAGYITGETLHVNGGMYMP; this comes from the coding sequence ATGAGCACGACCCCGCTTTCGGGCGAAATCGCGCTGGTCACCGGCGCCAGCCGCGGCATCGGCGCGGCCATCGCCGACGAACTGGCCGCGCTGGGCGCGACCGTGATCGGCACCGCCACCAGCGAATCCGGCGCCGCCGCGATCGGCGCGCGCCTGGCCGCGCACGGCGGCCACGGCCGGGTCCTGAACGTGGCCGATCCGGCCTCGGTCGACTCCCTGCTCGACGCGGTCGCCAAGGAGATCGGCGCGATCTCGATCCTGGTCAACAACGCCGGCATCACCCGCGACAACCTGCTCATGCGGATGAAGGACGAGGACTGGCAGGCCATCCTCGACACCAACCTCAGCAGCGTCTACCGCACCAGCAAGGCGGTGCTGCGCTCGATGATGAAGGCGCGCAAGGGCCGCATCATCAACATCGCCTCGGTGGTCGGCGTGACCGGCAACCCGGGCCAGGCCAACTACGCCGCCGCCAAGGCCGGCGTGATCGCTTTCAGCAAATCGCTGGCGCGCGAGATCGGCAGCCGCGGGGTGACCGTGAACGTCGTCGCGCCCGGCTTCATCGACACCGACATGACCCGCGACCTGCCGGAAGACGCGAAGAAGGCCATGTTCGACCAGATCGCGCTGGGCCGCTTCGGCGACCCGGCCGACATCGCCCGCGCGGTGGCGTTCCTGGCCGGCCCCGGGGCCGGCTACATCACCGGCGAAACGCTGCACGTCAACGGCGGCATGTACATGCCGTAA
- the fabF gene encoding beta-ketoacyl-ACP synthase II, translating to MSNRSFNRRVVVTGLGLVSPLGNDVASSWDGIVAGRSGIGPITHFDPAAFTTRIAGEVRDFDITRYGVSTKDAKKMDEFIHYGVAASLMALQDAGIVVDDSNAERIGALVGSGIGGLLGIEEQTVKFHEGGPRKISPFYVPSTIINMLPGQISLITGAKGPNFSAVSACATSNHSIGMAMRMIQYGDADVMVAGGAERGSSPTSVGGFCSMKAMSTRNDDPARASRPWDKDRDGFVLGDGAGILILEEYERAKARGARIYCELAGFGASSDAFHMTAPSENGEGPARCMVSALKDAGINADQVDYLNAHGTSTPLGDLAETLAMKRAFGDHAYKMMVSSTKSMTGHLLGAAGGAEAIFSVLALHHGIIPPTINLDEPGEGCDLDYVPNVARDKQVDVAVSNGFGFGGTNGTLVFKRV from the coding sequence ATGTCCAACCGTTCCTTCAACCGCCGCGTCGTCGTCACCGGTCTCGGCCTGGTCTCTCCGCTCGGCAACGATGTCGCCAGCAGCTGGGACGGCATCGTCGCCGGCCGCTCGGGCATCGGTCCGATCACCCATTTCGATCCCGCCGCGTTCACCACCCGCATCGCCGGCGAAGTGCGCGACTTCGACATCACCCGCTACGGGGTGAGCACGAAGGACGCGAAGAAAATGGACGAATTCATCCATTACGGCGTCGCCGCATCGCTGATGGCGTTGCAGGACGCCGGCATCGTCGTCGACGACTCCAACGCCGAGCGCATCGGCGCGCTGGTCGGCTCCGGCATCGGCGGCCTGCTCGGCATCGAGGAGCAGACCGTCAAGTTCCACGAGGGCGGCCCGCGCAAGATCTCGCCGTTCTACGTGCCCAGCACCATCATCAACATGCTGCCGGGGCAGATCTCGCTGATCACCGGCGCCAAGGGCCCGAACTTCTCCGCGGTCTCGGCCTGCGCCACGTCGAACCATTCGATCGGCATGGCCATGCGCATGATCCAGTACGGCGACGCCGACGTGATGGTCGCCGGCGGCGCCGAGCGCGGCTCCTCGCCGACCTCGGTCGGCGGCTTCTGCTCGATGAAGGCGATGTCGACCCGCAACGACGACCCGGCGCGCGCGTCGCGGCCGTGGGACAAGGACCGCGACGGCTTCGTGCTCGGCGACGGCGCCGGCATCCTGATCCTGGAGGAGTACGAACGGGCCAAGGCGCGCGGCGCGCGCATCTACTGCGAACTGGCCGGCTTCGGCGCCAGCTCCGACGCGTTCCACATGACCGCGCCGAGCGAGAACGGCGAAGGCCCGGCGCGCTGCATGGTCTCCGCGCTCAAGGACGCCGGCATCAACGCCGATCAGGTCGACTACCTCAACGCGCACGGCACCTCGACCCCGCTCGGCGACCTCGCCGAGACCCTGGCGATGAAGCGCGCGTTCGGCGACCACGCCTACAAGATGATGGTCAGCTCGACCAAATCGATGACCGGGCACCTGCTCGGCGCGGCCGGCGGCGCCGAGGCGATCTTCTCGGTGCTGGCGCTGCACCACGGTATCATCCCGCCGACCATCAACCTCGACGAGCCGGGCGAAGGCTGCGATCTGGACTACGTGCCGAACGTGGCGCGCGACAAGCAGGTCGACGTCGCGGTGTCGAACGGGTTCGGCTTCGGCGGGACCAACGGCACGCTGGTGTTCAAGCGGGTCTGA
- the acpP gene encoding acyl carrier protein, whose amino-acid sequence MSSIEERVKKIVVEQLGVKEEEVTNNASFVDDLGADSLDTVELVMALEEEFECEIPDEEAEKITSVQQAIDYVKAHVKS is encoded by the coding sequence ATGAGCAGCATCGAAGAACGCGTTAAGAAGATCGTGGTCGAACAGCTGGGCGTCAAGGAAGAAGAAGTCACCAACAACGCTTCGTTCGTCGACGACCTCGGCGCGGATTCGCTCGACACCGTCGAGCTGGTGATGGCGCTTGAGGAAGAGTTCGAGTGCGAGATCCCGGACGAAGAAGCCGAGAAGATCACCTCGGTGCAGCAGGCGATCGATTACGTCAAGGCGCACGTCAAGTCGTAA
- a CDS encoding phosphotransferase gives MVTRLNLQGRTAWLKSYGGGSRRLRLRALDLTARRLGVPSLRPPPHRVGAAARQTEQRRLRELAAVDVRVPRILGEGDTYLLLSDIGETLSARLRRSSPQQAYRLVTQAAHTLAQVHARGGYIGQPLARNLTVDEHGRIGFIDFEEDPAEVMSVQQAQIRDWLIFAAGASRYFRDPDQELSAIIAESLRGGAEEVRRGVGDAADRLGFVQSLSRWLGRRARGLGGAVQALRRAAWLWMLAAVLIGLGVDFAPDRDFDSLRQMAELID, from the coding sequence ATGGTGACCCGACTGAACCTGCAAGGCCGCACGGCCTGGCTCAAATCCTATGGCGGCGGCAGCCGCCGGCTGCGCCTGCGCGCGCTCGACCTGACCGCGCGCCGGCTCGGCGTGCCGTCGCTGCGGCCGCCGCCGCACCGGGTCGGCGCCGCCGCGCGCCAGACCGAACAGCGCCGCCTGCGCGAACTGGCCGCGGTCGACGTGCGCGTGCCGCGCATCCTCGGCGAAGGCGACACCTATCTGCTGCTCAGCGACATCGGCGAAACCCTGTCGGCGCGCCTGCGCCGTTCCTCGCCGCAGCAGGCGTACCGGCTGGTGACCCAGGCCGCGCACACGCTCGCGCAAGTGCACGCGCGCGGCGGCTACATCGGCCAGCCGCTGGCGCGCAACCTCACCGTCGACGAGCACGGCCGCATCGGCTTCATCGATTTCGAGGAAGACCCGGCCGAAGTCATGAGCGTGCAACAGGCGCAGATCCGCGACTGGCTGATCTTCGCCGCCGGCGCCTCGCGCTATTTCCGCGATCCGGACCAGGAGCTCAGCGCGATCATCGCCGAGTCGCTGCGCGGCGGCGCCGAGGAAGTGCGCCGCGGCGTCGGCGACGCCGCGGACCGGCTCGGGTTCGTGCAATCGTTGAGCCGCTGGCTCGGCCGGCGCGCGCGCGGCCTCGGCGGCGCGGTGCAGGCGCTGCGGCGCGCGGCGTGGCTGTGGATGCTGGCCGCGGTGTTGATCGGCCTCGGCGTGGATTTCGCGCCGGACCGCGACTTCGATTCGCTGCGGCAGATGGCCGAGTTGATCGACTGA
- the fabD gene encoding ACP S-malonyltransferase, which produces MSDQRLSFLFPGQGSQSVGMLAELSELHAGVREAFAEASDGAGVDLWALSQGGPEEMLNRTEYTQPALLAAGVAVWRLWQAQGGAQPALLAGHSLGEYTALVAAGALSLRDGAHLVRLRGQLMQDAAPSGVGAMAAVLGAEDALVEDICKAVSGSEVVVPANYNSPGQIVIGGHAAAVDKALTRLAESGVRKAVKLAVSVPSHTPLMREAANRLAEAMAGLDWRAPQLPVVQNVDGQVHASVEAIRDALVRQLYLPVQWTACVQALAAHGVQRAAECGPGKVLTGLVKRIDKSIDGRAIGTPAEFEAALAEWR; this is translated from the coding sequence GTGAGCGACCAGCGACTTTCTTTCCTGTTCCCGGGCCAGGGCTCGCAATCGGTGGGCATGCTGGCCGAGCTGTCGGAACTGCACGCGGGCGTGCGCGAGGCGTTCGCCGAGGCCAGCGACGGCGCCGGCGTGGACCTGTGGGCGCTCAGCCAGGGCGGCCCGGAGGAGATGCTCAACCGCACCGAATACACCCAGCCGGCGCTGCTCGCCGCGGGCGTGGCGGTGTGGCGGCTGTGGCAGGCCCAGGGCGGCGCGCAACCGGCGCTGCTGGCCGGGCACAGCCTCGGCGAATACACCGCGCTGGTCGCCGCCGGCGCGCTGTCGCTGCGCGACGGCGCGCACCTGGTGCGCCTGCGCGGCCAGTTGATGCAGGACGCCGCGCCGAGCGGCGTCGGCGCGATGGCCGCGGTGCTCGGCGCCGAGGACGCGCTGGTCGAAGACATCTGCAAGGCCGTGTCCGGCAGCGAAGTGGTGGTGCCGGCCAATTACAACTCGCCCGGCCAGATCGTCATCGGCGGCCACGCCGCGGCGGTCGACAAGGCGCTGACCCGGCTGGCCGAATCCGGCGTGCGCAAGGCGGTCAAGCTGGCCGTCAGCGTGCCCTCGCACACCCCGCTGATGCGCGAAGCCGCGAACCGTCTGGCCGAGGCGATGGCCGGGCTGGACTGGCGCGCGCCGCAGCTGCCGGTGGTGCAGAACGTCGACGGCCAGGTCCATGCCAGCGTCGAGGCGATCCGCGACGCGCTGGTGCGCCAGCTGTACCTGCCGGTGCAGTGGACCGCCTGCGTGCAGGCGCTGGCCGCGCACGGCGTCCAGCGCGCCGCCGAGTGCGGGCCGGGCAAGGTCCTGACCGGGCTGGTCAAGCGCATCGACAAATCCATCGACGGCCGCGCCATCGGCACCCCGGCGGAGTTCGAGGCCGCCCTGGCCGAGTGGCGCTGA
- a CDS encoding YceD family protein: MSAEVPPGRVPEVLDAWRLVAARRGVEGRLPLSALDRLAGLLHDTDGEVRFSLDFDTDELQTPYAELKIDAALPLLCQRTLERFVMPVQIVQRLGLIRDEADEAALPPGYEPLLMPEDGMLRPSEMVEDELILAVPVVPMAPGNEAVESDWPAPAAELEAANPFAALSALKKNN, from the coding sequence ATGTCAGCCGAAGTGCCACCTGGGCGGGTGCCCGAAGTTCTGGATGCCTGGCGCCTGGTGGCGGCACGGCGCGGCGTGGAAGGCCGTCTGCCGCTGTCGGCGCTGGACCGCCTGGCGGGTCTGCTGCACGACACCGACGGCGAAGTCCGGTTCTCGCTGGACTTCGACACCGACGAACTGCAGACGCCCTACGCCGAGCTGAAGATCGACGCCGCACTGCCGCTGCTGTGCCAGCGCACGCTGGAGCGGTTCGTGATGCCGGTGCAGATCGTGCAGCGCCTCGGACTGATCCGCGACGAGGCCGACGAAGCCGCGTTGCCGCCCGGCTACGAGCCGCTGCTGATGCCCGAAGACGGCATGCTGCGGCCCTCGGAGATGGTCGAGGACGAATTGATCCTCGCCGTGCCGGTGGTGCCGATGGCGCCGGGCAACGAGGCGGTCGAAAGCGACTGGCCGGCGCCCGCCGCCGAGCTGGAAGCCGCCAACCCGTTCGCGGCGTTGTCGGCGCTGAAGAAAAACAACTGA
- the rpmF gene encoding 50S ribosomal protein L32, producing MAVQKSRVTPSRRGQRRSHDALTSKQLATDPTTGETHIRHHVTADGYYRGKKVIDTKSRVADEE from the coding sequence ATGGCCGTTCAGAAGTCCCGCGTCACCCCGTCCCGCCGCGGCCAGCGCCGTTCGCACGATGCGCTGACCAGCAAGCAGCTGGCCACCGATCCGACCACCGGCGAGACCCACATCCGCCACCACGTCACCGCCGACGGCTACTACCGCGGCAAGAAGGTGATCGACACCAAGTCGCGCGTCGCCGACGAGGAGTAA
- the pabC gene encoding aminodeoxychorismate lyase — protein MAPDPTPEARYFQGERRLPALPPFDRGQAYGDALFETLRAHRGALPWWDAHWARLAQGAQRLGLALPDPRRVQAEAAELLDGSDAVLKLILSRGAGGRGYAPPAQAEAGQAEPVWTLSRHPLPPPARAGGLRLRWCELRLAEQPALAGLKHCNRLEQVLARAEWDDPGIDEGLLRNASGDVVCATAANVFVLHAQRWTTPPVDRCGVAGICRQRLIELGGATVAPLSVDQLQRADAIFLCNAVRGILPVARLGERQWAPHPALAELRRRLGDAHPAFVPGDD, from the coding sequence ATGGCTCCCGACCCGACCCCCGAAGCGCGCTATTTCCAAGGCGAGCGACGTCTCCCGGCGCTGCCGCCGTTCGACCGCGGCCAGGCCTACGGCGACGCCCTGTTCGAAACCCTGCGCGCGCACCGCGGCGCGCTGCCGTGGTGGGACGCGCACTGGGCGCGGCTCGCGCAAGGCGCGCAGCGGCTCGGGCTGGCGCTGCCGGACCCGCGCCGGGTGCAGGCCGAGGCCGCGGAACTGCTCGACGGCAGCGATGCGGTGCTCAAGCTGATCCTCAGCCGCGGCGCCGGCGGCCGCGGCTATGCGCCGCCGGCGCAGGCCGAGGCGGGGCAGGCCGAGCCGGTATGGACGCTGTCGCGCCACCCGCTGCCGCCGCCGGCGCGCGCCGGCGGGCTGCGCCTGCGCTGGTGCGAGCTGCGCCTGGCCGAGCAGCCGGCGCTGGCCGGGCTCAAGCACTGCAACCGCCTGGAGCAGGTGCTGGCGCGCGCCGAGTGGGACGATCCGGGCATCGACGAGGGCCTGCTGCGCAACGCTTCGGGCGACGTCGTCTGCGCCACCGCCGCCAACGTGTTCGTCCTGCACGCGCAACGATGGACGACGCCGCCTGTGGACCGTTGCGGCGTGGCCGGCATCTGCCGCCAGCGCCTGATCGAACTCGGCGGGGCCACGGTGGCGCCGCTGAGCGTCGACCAACTGCAACGCGCCGATGCGATTTTCCTGTGCAACGCCGTGCGCGGTATCCTGCCGGTGGCGCGGCTCGGCGAGCGGCAATGGGCGCCGCATCCGGCTTTGGCCGAACTGCGGCGCCGGCTCGGCGACGCCCATCCCGCCTTCGTCCCCGGCGACGACTGA
- a CDS encoding beta-ketoacyl-ACP synthase III, giving the protein MTDRIYARIAGTGSYLPAQVVTNDELAKRVETSDEWIRTRTGIRQRHVAAEGETTVDLAYQASLRALEAAGVRPEEIDLIVLGTTTPDLIFPSSACLLQHRLGANGCPAFDVNAACSGFVYALTVADKFIRSGAAKTVLVVGAETLTRMLDWTDRSTCVLFGDGAGAVVLKADSETGILSTHLHADGGKKELLWNPVGVSAGFKPDEHNAGVRVLMTGNEVFKHAVKALDSVVEETLEANGLDRHEIDWLIPHQANLRIIEATAKRLDMPMERVIVTVDKHGNTSSGSVPLALDEAVRSGKVQRGQLLLLEAFGGGFTWGSALLRY; this is encoded by the coding sequence ATGACAGATCGGATTTACGCCCGGATCGCGGGCACCGGCAGCTACCTGCCGGCCCAGGTGGTGACCAACGACGAGCTGGCCAAGCGCGTCGAGACCAGCGACGAATGGATCCGGACCCGTACCGGCATCCGCCAGCGCCATGTCGCCGCCGAAGGCGAAACCACCGTCGACCTGGCCTACCAGGCCTCGTTGCGCGCGCTCGAAGCCGCCGGCGTGCGGCCCGAGGAGATCGATCTGATCGTCCTGGGCACGACCACCCCGGACCTGATCTTCCCGTCCAGCGCCTGCCTGCTGCAGCACCGCCTGGGCGCCAACGGCTGCCCGGCCTTCGACGTCAACGCGGCCTGCTCGGGCTTCGTCTACGCGCTGACCGTGGCCGACAAGTTCATCCGTTCCGGCGCGGCCAAGACCGTGCTCGTGGTCGGCGCGGAAACCCTGACCCGGATGCTCGACTGGACCGACCGCTCGACCTGCGTGTTGTTCGGCGACGGCGCCGGCGCGGTCGTGCTCAAGGCCGACAGCGAGACCGGCATCCTCAGCACCCATCTGCACGCCGACGGCGGCAAGAAGGAACTGCTGTGGAATCCGGTCGGCGTCTCGGCCGGGTTCAAGCCGGACGAGCACAACGCCGGCGTGCGCGTGCTGATGACCGGCAACGAAGTGTTCAAGCACGCGGTCAAGGCGCTGGATTCGGTGGTCGAGGAGACCCTGGAAGCCAACGGCCTGGACCGCCACGAAATCGATTGGCTGATCCCGCATCAGGCCAACCTGCGCATCATCGAAGCCACGGCCAAGCGCCTGGACATGCCGATGGAGCGGGTGATCGTCACCGTCGACAAGCACGGCAACACTTCTTCGGGCTCGGTGCCGCTGGCGCTCGACGAAGCGGTGCGTTCGGGCAAGGTCCAGCGCGGCCAGTTGCTGCTGCTGGAAGCCTTCGGCGGCGGCTTCACCTGGGGTTCGGCGCTGCTGCGCTACTGA